In one Spirosoma rigui genomic region, the following are encoded:
- a CDS encoding SusD/RagB family nutrient-binding outer membrane lipoprotein, whose protein sequence is MKKHIITATFLLLGLSSCSDYLDVNKNPSTPQSADVNVLLPPMFAQMERGEQFDSRYAGQYIQNWAFTTANNAWDRHGYVLSSDAGGEKWRSHYFSIGKNIDLITAQASAGNLNTYLGIAKAIRAWSWQSSTDWHGEMVVKQAFEFGRYSFDYDPQQAAYDEAARLANEAIADLAKDDAVSANTLSTSDLVYRGDRTKWTKFLYGVLARNAHHLSNKAGYDPNKVIDFVDKSLASNADNFYVPNAGTNTDDANFYGPLRNNLGSYRPAVYSVSLLDGTILGGVVDPRINLLLNPSTDGVIRGIIPVQGDPNASVPARAIPTYWGGSTAVNSGKGRGLFRDDAAYPIMTYAELQFIKAEAAFKKGDRATALAAYKNGIGASIDMLNSFEVDGTKRITTADRTKYLTSKAVAQAEADLKLSDIMLQKYIALYGYGQLESWVDMRRYQYSADVYTGFALPASLFPDNNGKPAQRVRPRYNSEYVWNLPSLQKFGADKPDYHTVEMWFSQKQ, encoded by the coding sequence ATGAAAAAACATATCATTACCGCTACGTTCCTGCTCCTTGGTTTGAGCAGTTGCAGCGACTACCTCGACGTCAACAAAAACCCCAGTACCCCCCAGTCGGCAGACGTGAACGTGCTGCTGCCACCCATGTTCGCGCAGATGGAGCGGGGCGAACAGTTCGACAGCCGCTATGCCGGTCAGTATATTCAGAACTGGGCGTTCACAACGGCCAATAACGCCTGGGACCGCCACGGGTACGTACTCAGCTCCGACGCCGGTGGCGAAAAATGGCGGTCGCACTATTTCAGCATCGGTAAGAACATCGACCTCATCACCGCCCAGGCATCGGCGGGAAATCTGAACACCTACCTCGGCATTGCCAAAGCCATCCGGGCGTGGAGCTGGCAGTCGTCGACCGACTGGCACGGCGAGATGGTTGTGAAGCAGGCATTTGAATTTGGCCGGTACAGTTTCGATTACGATCCGCAGCAGGCCGCCTACGACGAAGCCGCCCGGCTAGCCAACGAAGCCATCGCCGACCTGGCTAAAGATGATGCCGTTTCGGCCAATACGCTCAGCACGTCCGATCTGGTGTACCGGGGCGACCGTACCAAATGGACGAAGTTCCTCTACGGAGTGCTGGCCCGCAACGCCCATCACCTGAGCAACAAAGCCGGTTACGACCCCAACAAAGTCATTGATTTCGTTGATAAATCACTGGCCAGCAACGCCGACAATTTCTACGTGCCCAACGCCGGCACCAACACCGACGACGCCAACTTCTACGGTCCCCTGCGCAATAACCTGGGTTCCTACCGCCCGGCGGTGTATTCGGTCAGCCTGCTCGACGGTACCATCCTGGGGGGAGTGGTCGACCCACGCATCAACCTGCTCCTGAACCCCTCCACCGATGGCGTTATCCGGGGTATCATTCCGGTGCAGGGCGACCCCAACGCGAGCGTACCCGCGCGCGCTATTCCCACGTACTGGGGCGGCTCGACGGCGGTTAACTCGGGAAAAGGACGGGGCCTGTTCCGCGACGATGCGGCTTATCCGATCATGACCTATGCCGAACTGCAGTTTATCAAAGCCGAAGCTGCGTTCAAAAAAGGAGATCGCGCAACGGCACTGGCAGCTTACAAAAACGGAATCGGCGCCAGTATCGACATGCTGAATAGCTTTGAAGTCGACGGTACGAAACGCATCACCACCGCCGACCGAACCAAGTACCTGACCAGTAAAGCCGTAGCCCAGGCCGAAGCCGATCTGAAGCTGAGCGACATCATGCTGCAGAAGTACATCGCCCTCTATGGCTACGGCCAGCTCGAGAGCTGGGTCGACATGCGCCGGTACCAGTACAGCGCCGATGTATACACGGGGTTTGCGCTGCCCGCGAGCCTCTTTCCCGATAACAACGGCAAGCCAGCCCAGCGCGTGAGGCCCCGCTACAACTCGGAGTACGTCTGGAATCTGCCTTCCCTCCAGAA